A stretch of DNA from Lotus japonicus ecotype B-129 chromosome 4, LjGifu_v1.2:
TTTGCTTAAATCTGGTTACACGTTACAGGAGCTTCAGGGCTGGTGGAATAAATCATATTCAGAAGGAATCAGGATAAATGCAAAAGAAATCTGTTataataattttcaaaatctGAATATTGATGATAATAACAAATTTGCTATTTCATGTTTTCATTTAAATCCCAAAGATTTGAATCAGAGATATGTTTGGCCTTTATTATCCACTTATTGGGACCCACACAATATTCTCCAGCAACAATTGCATGGGACGTGTTTGGCAACTTGGCCTCTCAGAAATAACAGCTTATTGAGTCTCTAGACATCTATTCCGAGTTCAAGAATTTCTGGCTCGCGGGAACAACATAACGTAAAACGTGAACAGCATAATGATCAACGTGAATTTTTTTGCACACCTCTCCCCATCAAATTGTGAGAATTTCGACTCCATGCCCCATCATccccccagaacgtgaatctgCTGAGTTTGAGACACCACAATTTCCTCTGCCTCTTGTGCAATCAGAACCGGTTACGCCGACgcccttcaattctccaaatTCAAACTCCTCCAAGAAGGGACGTCCGAAAGGGAGTAAGAATAAACCCTTACCTATACCAGAAGGTTTCTTCCAGCCATTGACACGAGAAGATGGTGTGACAACACGCAGCCAGAGAGCTTGGTTGCTTGGACAACAGTTAGGCCTTAAACCACACGGTTCAGAAGCCTTGATGCTACGGGGTTTGGAAGCTCAACTCAGTGAAAATCATCCACATCTTAATTGACATGACGGGGCCTTGGCTCACTTGGAATGTTTGTGGGCTAGGTGGAACTACGAAGAGGGAGGTGGTTAAAAAGGCAATTCAGCATCTGAAACCGGAACTTCTATTACTACAGGAAACTAAACTAAATCAGCAACGACAACGTACAGTTGAAGAATGGGAGAGTGGATTGCAGATGCGTCATGCGGAGGTCCAGTCAGTTGGGTCGGCGGGTGGTCTTATGTGCTTATGGAGGGAAAATAGCATTCAGGTTCTGTCAGTGGTAACAGattctaaatttatttttttgactgTTAAGCTACCAAACGTGGAACAAACAGTGCTGGTTGGGAATGCTTATGGTCCTCATACTCTGTTGGAGCGTAGGAATTTTTTTGAGGCTTTAAATTCTCATGTTGTCAATCATACTGGTTTGGTGTTTTTAGCTGGTGATTTCAATGTCGTGTTAATGGGTTCAGAACGGTCCACAGGAGGTGTGTTGAAGGTCGGTGATGAGGTATTTCAGCGTTTTGTGCAGGATACCAAATTAATAGACTTACCTCTTCAAAATGGAGAATTTACTTGGTTCTCGGGACGGAATGATGGCTTATGGAGTCGATTGGATAGATGGTTGGTGTCCGATGAGGTGCTTCTATTTTTTGCTAATATTTCTCAAATTGTTTTTTCATGGAATATTTCAGATCACATAGCAGTTGGCTTGCTGTTTGGCGTGCCTGATGCTGGACCAAAACCTTTCCACTACTTCAACCACTGGGCAGATGAGGAGGGCTTCAATGAGGTGGTGGAAAATTGGTGGAGGTCTTCTGTTTATCAGGGATGGTCGGGAGATGTTTTACAACAAAAATTAAAGGGGTTGAGGGGGAAAATAAAAGAGTGGAGGAAAGGGAGAGGGGTGCTGAAAAAATAGTGTTACTGGAGAAAAAATTACAGGAGGTGATGGAGGCCATGGTTGATCAGGGGGGGGGGCGCAGAGTTTGGCCCAGGAGAGGAGAGACACTTTGGAAGCTCTATGGAAGGCTTATCGCGATGAGGAAAGAACCTGGAGACAGAAATCAAGAGTGCGCTGGTTAAAGGAAGGGGATAGGAATACAAAGTACTTTCACCGAGTTTGCAAGATGCGCACTGTGAAGAAAAACGTTTCCCAAATCAGATATCAGGGTAGAGAACTAACAGATCCTGTGGAGATTAAAGATGCATTGCGGGAACATTTTCAGAATTTCTTCCGAGTGACAGATGTGACACGGCCTTATTTTCATAATGCGTATTTAAAGAAGCTGATAGAAGCTCAGAATCACTTATTAGAAGCTGATTTTTCACTCGACGAAATATGGGAAGTAGCGAAGAATTTTGATGGGAACAGAGCTCCTGGACCTGATGGATTTAGCAtggattttttcaaaaaattctgGAATTTAGTGAAGGATGATGCGCTCATTTTTTTTCAGGATTTTCATAGGTCGGGACATCTG
This window harbors:
- the LOC130712522 gene encoding uncharacterized protein LOC130712522 — its product is MTGPWLTWNVCGLGGTTKREVVKKAIQHLKPELLLLQETKLNQQRQRTVEEWESGLQMRHAEVQSVGSAGGLMCLWRENSIQVLSVVTDSKFIFLTVKLPNVEQTVLVGNAYGPHTLLERRNFFEALNSHVVNHTGLVFLAGDFNVVLMGSERSTGGVLKVGDEVFQRFVQDTKLIDLPLQNGEFTWFSGRNDGLWSRLDRWLVSDEVLLFFANISQIVFSWNISDHIAVGLLFGVPDAGPKPFHYFNHWADEEGFNEVVENWWRSSVYQGWSGDVLQQKLKGLRGKIKEWRKGRGVLKK